One Chryseobacterium sp. 7 genomic window carries:
- a CDS encoding DUF2490 domain-containing protein, whose amino-acid sequence MKKFFTVLFLLGFIGATMQAQISPPGLGDANNAFWGAFGVKRQLDSLGKKQALSYIAIGRKSSPDNHNLFSKQAIIVLNHEVYHSFAPHQQYSYALSYRLQPQYESTAPYDKENTEQEFRIYGRYAYTFDLGKKWKLKNTVRQEFRKFFDADFHQVEEDFQLRTRIKSQLTYNLSPKNNQKLALSAEALFSISHLNEPDSKWDSFGYREMRIAAYYIFTIPNSPFTVDIGYMDDLIRDSRSIHHGGVHYLTADLVWNIPYKKR is encoded by the coding sequence ATGAAGAAATTTTTTACAGTATTATTTTTATTGGGATTTATAGGAGCCACTATGCAGGCGCAGATCAGTCCACCCGGATTGGGAGATGCCAACAATGCATTCTGGGGAGCCTTTGGAGTGAAGCGGCAATTGGATTCTTTGGGTAAGAAACAGGCTTTGAGCTATATTGCAATAGGGAGAAAAAGCAGCCCGGATAATCATAATCTATTTTCAAAACAAGCTATCATCGTCTTGAATCATGAAGTTTATCATTCATTTGCTCCACATCAGCAGTACAGCTATGCTTTGAGTTACCGCCTGCAGCCACAATATGAAAGTACGGCTCCTTATGATAAGGAAAATACAGAACAGGAATTCAGGATTTACGGAAGATATGCCTACACTTTTGATCTTGGAAAAAAATGGAAACTGAAAAATACGGTACGACAGGAATTCAGGAAGTTTTTTGATGCAGACTTTCATCAGGTAGAAGAGGATTTTCAATTAAGAACCCGTATCAAAAGCCAGTTGACCTACAATTTATCTCCTAAAAATAATCAAAAGCTGGCGTTGAGTGCAGAAGCATTGTTCTCTATAAGTCATCTCAATGAACCGGATTCTAAATGGGATTCATTCGGGTATCGTGAAATGCGTATTGCAGCCTATTATATATTCACTATTCCCAATTCTCCTTTTACTGTGGATATAGGCTATATGGATGACCTCATCAGAGATAGCAGAAGTATTCATCATGGTGGCGTTCATTATCTGACCGCTGATCTGGTATGGAATATTCCTTATAAAAAGAGATAA
- a CDS encoding M20/M25/M40 family metallo-hydrolase — MKKILLILLGIIVILAAVVLVKTYTYPFKKNNLGAGEGWKPVKNDSAVMRFSGGLKVPTVSTGSLGEFDYAPFDQFKTYLKTSYPLVYQNTENVEVNQYGLVFRLKGSNPGLEPILFLSHMDVVPPGDADIKNNEENVFRPDDKPLEPVSKVAEDWDYAPFSGAVANGRIYGRGAIDMKGMLFSLMESMNSMIKNKQIPQRDIYLAFGFDEEVGGQKGAMQIADYFKKKGLKFDAVYDEGGLIMRKGNVAGIDRDVAVVGCAEKGFLSAKIKVKGLGGHSSMPPMESAIGKAAVIMQRLEDHQMKPVITPLIKEFFNNIGGEMPFATRMALANQWLLKPVLISQLTKNNTTNALVRTTTALTMMKGSDGTNVLSPEVEFVVNFRLLPGNSIKDVRDHIAKATEGFDVEVEEIDNSRAASAISQTNTKAYKMIEAGVKEIHPGAIVTPYLTLGGTDAGKYEIVSKNVYRFMPIQINSAEQQSIHSTNEYLSIENYLKMIHYFEYVMKNYDK, encoded by the coding sequence ATGAAAAAAATTCTTTTAATCCTGTTGGGAATCATTGTTATTCTGGCTGCTGTAGTATTGGTCAAAACCTACACCTATCCGTTTAAGAAAAATAATTTAGGAGCAGGTGAAGGATGGAAGCCCGTAAAAAATGATTCTGCTGTCATGAGATTTTCCGGTGGATTAAAAGTTCCTACCGTTTCTACAGGGAGTTTGGGTGAATTTGATTATGCACCGTTTGATCAGTTCAAAACGTATCTGAAAACCTCTTATCCATTAGTATATCAGAACACAGAAAATGTTGAAGTCAATCAATATGGCTTGGTGTTCAGGCTTAAAGGAAGCAATCCTGGTCTGGAACCTATTTTATTCCTTTCTCATATGGATGTTGTTCCTCCCGGAGATGCTGATATAAAAAATAACGAAGAAAATGTATTCCGTCCGGATGATAAGCCATTGGAACCTGTTTCAAAAGTAGCGGAAGATTGGGATTATGCTCCTTTTTCCGGAGCTGTTGCTAACGGAAGAATCTATGGCAGAGGGGCAATTGACATGAAAGGAATGCTTTTCTCCTTAATGGAATCTATGAATTCCATGATTAAAAACAAGCAGATTCCACAACGTGATATTTATCTGGCTTTCGGTTTTGATGAAGAAGTAGGCGGACAAAAAGGAGCAATGCAGATTGCAGATTATTTTAAGAAAAAAGGATTGAAGTTTGATGCTGTTTACGATGAAGGAGGATTAATTATGCGAAAAGGAAATGTAGCAGGCATAGACAGAGATGTAGCGGTGGTAGGATGTGCTGAAAAAGGATTTCTTTCCGCAAAAATAAAAGTAAAAGGATTGGGCGGGCATTCATCAATGCCTCCTATGGAAAGCGCTATCGGGAAAGCAGCTGTTATCATGCAGCGTTTGGAAGATCACCAAATGAAACCCGTAATTACTCCGTTAATCAAAGAATTTTTTAATAATATTGGTGGAGAAATGCCTTTTGCAACAAGAATGGCGCTCGCTAATCAATGGCTTTTGAAACCTGTTTTGATTTCCCAGCTTACCAAAAACAATACAACCAATGCTTTGGTAAGAACTACCACTGCCCTCACTATGATGAAAGGTAGCGATGGAACCAATGTACTTTCTCCCGAGGTAGAATTTGTCGTTAATTTCAGACTTCTTCCCGGAAATTCAATAAAAGATGTAAGAGATCACATTGCTAAAGCTACTGAAGGGTTTGATGTTGAGGTAGAAGAAATAGATAATAGCAGAGCAGCTTCTGCAATTTCACAGACCAATACTAAAGCTTATAAAATGATAGAAGCGGGAGTCAAAGAAATTCATCCCGGAGCTATTGTTACCCCTTATCTTACACTGGGAGGAACTGATGCCGGTAAATATGAAATTGTAAGTAAAAACGTCTACCGATTTATGCCGATTCAGATCAACAGTGCCGAACAGCAAAGTATTCACAGTACTAATGAATACCTTAGCATAGAAAACTACCTGAAGATGATTCACTACTTTGAGTATGTGATGAAGAATTATGATAAATAA